The following coding sequences are from one Zalophus californianus isolate mZalCal1 chromosome 5, mZalCal1.pri.v2, whole genome shotgun sequence window:
- the VDAC1 gene encoding voltage-dependent anion-selective channel protein 1 isoform X2: MLILANLPGMSSPRVMEFTSSGSANTETTKVTGSLETKYRWTEYGLTFTEKWNTDNTLGTEITVEDQLARGLKLTFDSSFSPNTGKKNAKIKTGYKREHINLGCDVDFDIAGPSVRGAVVLGYEGWLAGYQMNFETAKSRVTQSNFAVGYKTDEFQLHTNVNDGTEFGGSIYQKVNKKLETAVNLAWTAGNSNTRFGIAAKYQIDPDACFSAKVNNSSLIGLGYTQTLKPGIKLTLSALLDGKNVNAGGHKLGLGLEFQA, from the exons ATGCTGATCTTGGCAAATCTGCCAGGGATGTCTTCACCAAGGGTTATG GAATTTACGAGCTCAGGTTCAGCCAACACTGAGACCACCAAAGTGACCGGCAGTCTGGAAACCAAGTACAGATGGACCGAATATGGTCTGACGTTTACAGAGAaatggaacactgacaacacacTAGGCACAGAGATCACTGTGGAAGATCAG CTTGCACGTGGACTGAAGCTGACCTTTGATTCATCCTTCTCACCAAACACAGG gaaaaaaaatgctaaaatcaaGACAGGGTATAAGCGGGAGCACATCAACCTGGGCTGTGACGTGGATTTCGACATTGCCGGTCCTTCAGTCCGGGGTGCTGTGGTGCTGGGATATgaaggctggctggctggctacCAGATGAATTTTGAGACTGCAAAGTCTCGAGTGACCCAGAGCAACTTTGCGGTTGGCTACAAGACTGACGAATTCCAGCTCCACACTAACGT AAACGATGGGACAGAATTTGGTGGCTCCATTTATCAGAAGGTGAACAAGAAGTTAGAGACCGCTGTCAATCTGGCCTGGACAGCAGGAAATAGTAACACTCGCTTTGGAATAGCGGCCAAGTATCAGATCGACCCTGACGCCTGCTTCTCG GCTAAAGTGAACAACTCCAGCCTGATAGGTTTAGGATACACTCAGACCCTAAAGCCAG GTATCAAACTGACCCTATCCGCTCTGCTGGATGGCAAGAATGTCAATGCTGGCGGCCACAAGCTTGGTCTAGGACTGGAATTTCAGGCATAA
- the C5H5orf15 gene encoding keratinocyte-associated transmembrane protein 2, which translates to MAAATLKRMRGTVQAKLRPSPGLQVPEVLARPLVLALLLASAAMSSALPNTDVQSHTVLPPDVSAPNMSALTHENQTKLSVFQINTTLQPTASTEKGGGASVAPHPSPTTSLSQEETDNNEDPSIEEEDLLMLNSSPSTAKDTVDNGDYGEPDYDWTTSPRDDESSEALEENRNYMEIEQSVRSFKTPSSNIEEEDSHFFFHLIIFAFCIAVVYITYHNKRKIFLLVQSRKWRDGLCSKTVEYHRLDQNVNEAMPSLKITNDYIF; encoded by the exons ATGGCCGCTGCTACCTTGAAGAGGATGAGAGGAACCGTGCAAGCGAAACTGCGGCCTTCGCCGGGCCTTCAGGTCCCCGAAGTATTGGCGCGGCCGCTGGTCCTGGCGCTCCTGCTTGCGTCCGCCGCCATGTCCAGTG CTCTACCGAATACTGATGTGCAGAGCCACACTGTACTCCCGCCAGATGTTTCTGCTCCAAATATGAGTGCTTTAACAcatgaaaaccaaaccaaactttCTGTCTTCCAAATCAACACCACTCTCCAACCCACAGCTAGTACAGAGAAAGGTGGAGGGGCATCTGTAGCCCCTCATCCGTCACCTACTACTTCTCTGTCTCAAGAGGAAACAGATAACAATGAAGATCCCAGCATAGAGGAGGAGGATCTTCTCATGCTCAACAGTTCTCCGTCCACTGCCAAAGACACTGTGGACAATGGAGACTATGGAGAACCAGACTATGACTGGACCACCAGCCCCAGGGATGATGAGTCCAGTGAGGctctggaagaaaacaggaacTACATGGAAATTGAACAGTCAGTGAGATCTTTTAAGACCCCATCCTCAAATATTGAAGAGGAAGatagccatttcttttttcatcttattatttttgctttttgtattgCTGTTGTTTACATTACATATCACAACAAAAGGAAG attttcctTCTGGTTCAAAGCAGGAAATGGCGTGATGGTCTTTGTTCCAAAACAGTGGAATATCATCGTCTAGACCAGAATGTTAATGAGGCAATGCCTTCTCTGAAGATTAccaatgattatattttttaa
- the VDAC1 gene encoding voltage-dependent anion-selective channel protein 1 isoform X1, whose amino-acid sequence MAVPPTYADLGKSARDVFTKGYGFGLIKLDLKTKSENGLEFTSSGSANTETTKVTGSLETKYRWTEYGLTFTEKWNTDNTLGTEITVEDQLARGLKLTFDSSFSPNTGKKNAKIKTGYKREHINLGCDVDFDIAGPSVRGAVVLGYEGWLAGYQMNFETAKSRVTQSNFAVGYKTDEFQLHTNVNDGTEFGGSIYQKVNKKLETAVNLAWTAGNSNTRFGIAAKYQIDPDACFSAKVNNSSLIGLGYTQTLKPGIKLTLSALLDGKNVNAGGHKLGLGLEFQA is encoded by the exons ATGGCTGTGCCTCCCACGTATGCTGATCTTGGCAAATCTGCCAGGGATGTCTTCACCAAGGGTTATG GATTTGGCTTAATAAAACTTGActtgaaaacaaaatctgagaATGGACTG GAATTTACGAGCTCAGGTTCAGCCAACACTGAGACCACCAAAGTGACCGGCAGTCTGGAAACCAAGTACAGATGGACCGAATATGGTCTGACGTTTACAGAGAaatggaacactgacaacacacTAGGCACAGAGATCACTGTGGAAGATCAG CTTGCACGTGGACTGAAGCTGACCTTTGATTCATCCTTCTCACCAAACACAGG gaaaaaaaatgctaaaatcaaGACAGGGTATAAGCGGGAGCACATCAACCTGGGCTGTGACGTGGATTTCGACATTGCCGGTCCTTCAGTCCGGGGTGCTGTGGTGCTGGGATATgaaggctggctggctggctacCAGATGAATTTTGAGACTGCAAAGTCTCGAGTGACCCAGAGCAACTTTGCGGTTGGCTACAAGACTGACGAATTCCAGCTCCACACTAACGT AAACGATGGGACAGAATTTGGTGGCTCCATTTATCAGAAGGTGAACAAGAAGTTAGAGACCGCTGTCAATCTGGCCTGGACAGCAGGAAATAGTAACACTCGCTTTGGAATAGCGGCCAAGTATCAGATCGACCCTGACGCCTGCTTCTCG GCTAAAGTGAACAACTCCAGCCTGATAGGTTTAGGATACACTCAGACCCTAAAGCCAG GTATCAAACTGACCCTATCCGCTCTGCTGGATGGCAAGAATGTCAATGCTGGCGGCCACAAGCTTGGTCTAGGACTGGAATTTCAGGCATAA